From Pseudobythopirellula maris:
CTCGCCTCCCCACGGGTCGGAGCCCTGGCCGACCAGCGCGATCGGCAGCGTCACCTTGTTGGTCACGCCGCACATCGTCATCGGGCCGGTTGCCTCGTACAGCGTGCGGCCCTCGTCGTCCGAGCCGATCGTGACCGACTCGCTCTTGAACGTGATCTGCGGGTTCTTTTCGGCGTGGAAGAAGTCGGGGTTCAGCAGGTGCTTGTCGCGGTCGGCGTTGCCGGTGTCGATGCTGCCGACCTCGATCGTCATCGCGAACGAGCACTCCTTCGGGTCGTCGGAGAGCGTGACCGCCCCCTCGGCCTTATCGAACATGCCGTAAGTGAAGCTGAAGCCCATGTGGCTCACGCTGAACACGACCGACGTGTGGGCCGGGTCGACCTGGTAGGTCTGGGCCACGGCCCGAGAAGGCGTCGAGGCGGCGAGGGCCAGAAGCAGGGCGATCATCGCGGCGTTTGGGCGGGGCATGGCGTGGTTCCTGGGAGCGGTGGTTGGCTGTGGCAGGCGGGGGGAACACCGGACGCCGGGCATTCTACCGTCGCGGCGGCCCGCGTCTCAACAACTTCTCGGGGCCACGCGAACAGGGTAGAATCGCACAGACCCGAGCCACGGCCCCGCCGACGGTCCTCACGACGATCGCGGCGCCCTTCTCCCCCGAGCGCAACCCCATGCCCACACCCGCCTTGCTTAGCACGATGACATTGCTGAGCGCGCCCCTCCTGCCGCCGCTGGCCCAGAACGTCCCCCAAGGGCGTTCGATCTTGATGATCTTCATCATCCTGATGCTGATGGCGCTCGTCGTGGCGGGGGCGATCTTCGTCTTCAGCTACGGCAAGCTGTGGCTCCAGGCGATGACCTCCAACGCCCCGGTCAGCCCGCTGACGCTGGTCTTCATGAGCCTGCGGCAGGTGAGCCCACGGACGATCGTCGACGCCCGCATCCAGGCGATGCAGGCCGGTGTGAGCGCCGACTCGAAGGGGATCAGCACCAAGAAGCTCGAGGCGCACTACCTGGCGGGCGGCAACGTGCCGCGCGTGATCAGCGCCATCATCGCCGCCCACCGGGCCGACATCGACTTGGACTTCGACCGCGCGGCGGCGATCGACTTGGCCGGCCGCGACGTCTTGGACGCCGTGAAGACGAGCGTCTACCCCAAGGTGATCGACTGCCCCGACCCGGAGAAGTCGCCCCGCACGACGCTCAGCGCCGTGGCCAAGAACGGCGTCGAAGTGAAGGTCCGCGCCCGCGTCACCGTGCGCACGAATCTCAAGCAGCTGATCGGCGGCGCCACGGAGGAGACGATCATCGCGCGGGTGGGCGAGGGGATCATCACCGCCATCGGCTCGGCCAAGGACGAGTTCGAGGTCGTCGAGAACCCCGACCGCATCTCCAAGGCGGTGCTCGACCGCGGCTTGGACGCGCAAACGGCGTTCGAGATCGTGTCGATCGACATCGCCGACATCGACATCGGCGAGAACATCGGCGCCCGCTTGCAGGTCGACCAAGCCGAGGCCGACACCCGCAAGGCCCAGGCCCTGGCCGAGAAACGCCGCGCCAACGCGATCGCCCACGAGCAAGAGATGAAGGCCGAGGTGGCGCTCAAGCGCGGCGACGTGCTGCTGGCCGAGGCCGACGTGCCACGCGCCATGGCCGAGGCGTTCCGCGGCGGCCGGCTCGTGATCCAAGACCCCGACGCCAGCGGGGTGAAGTGAGCGTGCTTTTCGCTCCCGGACGCCTTGCGTGCTGCTCGGCAGGGTGGTGACTCATTGAAAATTGCAAAGTGCAAATTTTCAATTTCAGATTTGCACTTTGCAATCTGAAATCTCTCCACACCACCGATTGCTCCTGACCCTCTTCCCCCGACCCCGCACTCTTCGTCTATGGCTTCCATCACGTTCTACGGCGCCGCGCGCACCGTCACCGGCTCCAAGTACTTGCTCGAAGCGGGCGGCTCGCGGGTGCTCATCGACTGCGGCATGTTCCAAGGCCTCAAGCGGCTGAGGCAGATGAACTGGGCCGGCACGCCGTTCGAGGCCTCGGAGGTCGACGCCGTGCTGCTCACGCACGCCCACCTCGACCACGTCGGCTACCTGCCGCGTGTGGTGAAGGAGGGCTACCACGGGCCGGTCTACTGCACCGGCGCCACGGCCCAACTGGCAGAGCTGATCATGCTCGACTCGGCGAAGATCCAGGAGTACGACGCCAAGTACGCCAACAAGAAAGGCTACTCGAAGCACAAGCCGGCGTTGCCGCTGTACGAGGGCCGCGACGTCCTGGAGACGGTCAAGCTCATCGAGGAGCGCTCGCGCGGCAAGTGGCACAACGCCGCCGGGCCGATCTGGTTCCGCTACCAAGACGCCGGCCACCTGCTGGGGAGCAGCTCGATCGAGGTCGAGATCCGAGAGGCCAAAACGACTCGTTTGCTGTTCTCGGGCGACGTCGGCCGCTACGACGGCCCGCTCTACCACGACCCCCAGCCCGCCGTCGAGTGCGACTACCTGGTGTGCGAGAGCACCTACGGCAACCGCGAGCACCCGGAGGGCGACCTGCTGGAGTCGCTCCGCGAGGTGATGAAGCGCTCGCTCGCCCGCGGCGGGGCGGTGCTGATGGCGTCGTTCGCCGTGGGCCGCTCGCAGCAGTTCATTTACTTGCTGCAGCTGCTCAAGTGCGACCCGTCGCTGCCCGACTTCCCGATCTACCTCGACAGCCCGATGGCGTGCCACGCCAACGACATCTACGCCGCGCACCTCGAAGACCACGACCTCAGCGAGGGCGAGCTGTGCGGCGACCGGCCCGTGCTGGGCGGCCCGGCCGTGCACCTCTGCCGCAGCGCGGACGAGTCGAAGGCGCTCAACCACGTAAAGGGCCCGGCCGTGATCATCAGCTCGAGCGGCATGATGACCGCCGGCCGCATCCTGCACCACCTCAAGCACCGCCTGCCCGACCCGGCGACCACGATCGTGTTGGGCGGCTACATGGCCGAGGGGACCCGCGGCCGGTCGATCGAAGACGGCTCGAAAACCGTGCGGATCCACGGTCAAGACATCACCAACCGCGCGGCGATCGAGAAAGTGCCCGGCCTGTCGGGCCACGCCGACCGCTCGGGCCTCTTGCAATGGAGCGGGGCGATCAAGACAGCGCCCAAGCGGACGTTCCTCACCCACGGCGAGCCGGACTCGATGGACGCGTTCGCCGCGACGCTCAATTCGGATCGCGGCTGGGACGTGGCGTGTCCTGAGATCGGCGAGCGCTGCGAACTGGACTGAGAGCAGTTGGCGGCACGGCTTGAAAGGGCGTGGGGCGTCAGAGCGTGATTCGCCACGCCCTTTCAGGACGTGCCACGCGACCGCAACTTCTGGATGTGACTCAGGCAGATGCATCGACTACGATGCGTGCCTACACGCGGAAATTGCTCGCTCACTTGGTCCCGTCTGCAACGGAATCTATCGGATGACGCTAAGCTCCAAATACCTAGCAAGTCTAGCTGCATTTTCAGTCTTCGGCTCTTGCGTGTTTCTAAACCTCGACGGCTACCAAATCCACCTTTACTCCCCCTGGGGGCAAGGCGAGGTCACGGCGGAGCCTCCGAGCATCAACTGGGTTCATGGGTGGCCTGTTGGCTGTACTGTCCGTTCAAGCATCTATTCTGTCAACGCAGGCATGGGCGTGCCAGTGGCTAGTTTCACTGGAGATGCAGGGTCTTACTCACGTTGGCCGCTCGACAACTCACCGGCCTTCGTTCACAGCACTGCGGCCATGGTCGCAAACATTGTCTTTCTCGTTCTGGCCGTGCTGAGCACATTTATTGGTGCCGGGCGACTAGCAGACCGGTACGGTTGGCGGTTGAGATTCTCTACGCGAGTGCTGCTTCTGGTGATGACCATCGCATCTATCGGCGTTGTATTTCGTAACTACTTATTCGGTAGTCGAATGATTCTTGAAGCTGTTGCCGTCATGGTTGTCTTCATGGGCATTTGCCTTTGGGTCACAGCGATTGCTATAGAGCGGTTTTCGAATTGGTGTGGACGAGCGGGGAAGCGATTGGGGTCGTGGCGAGGAAGCCGAAGCAGGCAATGCGGTGCATTGTCGATGCAGGCTGACGAAGCAATGACGCCGATCGCGAGCCGAGCGTCTACACCAATGAGCAAACCGCTCTAGGCAATCCGAAGATCTCTCATCGCATTTATGGCAGTTATCGGCGTAAACTGCGACTCCGCCCAACTGACAAATGAGGCGTCGTCCTCGGCGTCGAACCGCTCTCAGCTACATACGTCGGCCTGAAACTTCAACGCTGATTCGGTCCATCCACATATGTGCAAAGGGGTCGGCGTCAAGAGCCTCGTTGCGATTCTCCAAGAAGCCCTTCCTGGGAAACCTGAACGGCGAGCCCGACTCGATGGACGCCCTGGCCGAGACGCTCCGCACGGAGCGCGGCTGGGACGTGCGCTGCCCCGAGCTGGGCGAGCGCTGCGAGCTGGAGTAGAATAGACCCGTATCCCAAGTTGATCCCCATTCTGTGACGCGAGATACGCATGCTACGGGTGAAGATCACATGCTATGTCTTGCTCATGGGCGTCGCGGTATGGATTGGCTCAAGAGAGACATTCGGCAAGATCTGGGTCGATGGTTTCGGCGCGGTCAATGGGATCGATGCCTTGCTTATGGCAAGCTTAGCTTGGTTTGCCGTTATGATCGTCCGGTCGGCGATCCACGATTGGAGCACGCACACTCACAAGAGTTGACGCCGCGCGAGCTTGTCCCGGACCGAGATCTTCTGGACCTGTGCGCTGCCCCGAAATGGGCAAGCGCTGCGAGCTCGACTCAAGCGGCCGAAGGCCGCGCGCGTATCCCCCTCCCCCAAGGGGGGAGGCCGCTTTAGCTAGCACTGGGGGGAGGGGGTCGGGTCTGAATCGGCTACGTCTCTCACCTGTGCCGTATCGTTCATAACCCGTTTGAACGCGAAAAGTCCCTATGCAAGCTATCGATCCCGCATCATGAACAAAGAAGCTCACCAGAAAATCATTGATCAGGGGCGAGGGTTTATCGATCTAGTGCTGGAGCCTCATGGGTTCACTTACGAGGTGCTCGATTGCGGCAACTCTTCCGGCGGCTACTTCACACAAGCCGCCTTTACTCGACCAGATCGTAGGCTCACTTTTTCTTACCGGTGGGCAATTGGCTGTGCCGTCTACCATTGCCAGGGCGAATCGACGTCACACGAAGCCTTGATGGAATATCTGGGCGTAGACCGACAGAGCGCGTATGTCTGGTTTGATCGCTCCGACCCGATGAGTGGATTTCAATCGCTTGCCAAAGACATTAGTGCTTACTTGCAGAGTTTCCTTACAGGCAGCGCTGATGATTTCACAAAGCTCATTCGCGAGTGCATGGAAAACAGGAAGCCGAACGGTTGACTAAGTGTGAAGTGTGTGCACGGAAAAAGTGAAGGTGCTTTTCAAGCACTGGTGAGAGACGTAGCCGATTCAGGCCCGACCCCCTCCCCCCAGTGCTAGCTAAAGTGGCCTCCCCCCTTGGGGGAGGGGGATACGCGCTACTTCAAGTAATACCGCACCGGCTCGCCGGGCGCCTCGACGCAGATCTCCAGGTGCCGCTTCACCGGCGACGCCTCGACCTTCTGCATCAGCACGTTCTCGACCTGGAAGATGCCCGAGTAGTCGTGCATGCAGGCGGTGATCAGCACCGGCTTGGTGGCGCCGCGTTCGATGCGCACCTTGTCGATCGCGTCGGCCGACAGCTTGTGCATGTCGCCCACGGCCGGCTCGGTGTGGAACTGGCCCACCAGCCGCGAGCGCCCCGAGGTCATGTCCGTGCCGTCGGCCACGAGCAGGACGCCAGCCTCGACCGAGTGGATCCGCTCGTGCCCCATGTGGCCGACGATCGCCTCGCGCACCAGCGAGCGGACCATCCACTGGCTGGCGATGTCGTCGGGGAAGAGCTTGGGCAGGTAGCGGTCGAGGAACCGGTCGGCCATCGCGGCGGAGTGCCACTCGTGGCTCTGCCGCGCGACGCCCATCCCCACGTCGTGCAGCAGCCCGGCGAGCACGAGCGCGATCTCGGCGTGCAAGACCGTGCCCGCCTCTTCGACCACGACCGACGGCTGCACGCCGCCGTCCAAGAGCCGGTGCAAGATCCGCAGGCTGTTGAGCGCGACGATGCGCATGTGGACCGGCCCGTGGTCGTTGTGCCGCATCCGCCGCACGGCGACCGAGTTGGCCCACTTCTGCATGACTTGCAGCTCGGGGTCGGTGAGGATCTCTCGGAGCAACGGCGTCCAGCGGTCTTGCGACTCCTCGATCAGCTGCTCGTCGAGCCGCTTGGCGGTCGAGCCGTACTTCTTGGGGTCGAAGGGCGAGCCCTCAAGCTCGGGGCGTTCGTCCATTAGGGTCGTTTCCGTCGGAATCATAGGGAACGGGGTTGGCCTGTCGGCCGGGCCGGTATTCTAAAGGCTAGCACGCGCGAGATCAGCGCCGGTCGGGGGAGTGGTCCGAATCGCATGGGGCCCAATACTCTGAATGACCAATGACCAAGCCCCAATGACCAATCAGGGCAGGAATCAACGATCATTGGTCATTGGGGCTTGGTCATTGGTCATTCCCGTGCGGCCCGGGACCAAACGCTCCCCAAACGCCGGTCGTCTTCTCAGCGGGGGCGCCTTAAAGTGGACGTTCCGAGCCCATACGAACGAGCTATGGCGCCCGAGCCGCGACCGTCAGGAAACGACCAATCGGCTGGCTGGGCCAACCGGTCGCTCCCTGACGGTCGCGGCTCAGCCCCCCACGAACCACCAATCACTCTTCCAGGCGCCAGATTCACCCATGGCCAACAAGCCCGACAAAGCCGTCTCCGATCCCGCCAAGAAGGACCCCGAGCCGCTCGACGTGGCCGAGGGCTTCTCGCTCGACGCCCACCACCCGGCGCTGCCGCCCGAGGTCGAGGCCAACCGGCAGGCGATCCTCAGCTCGCCGAGCTACCTGCTGGCCGAGCGCGACACGGCGTGGCTCAAGGAGGCCGAGATGCGGCCCGTGCGCATGCAGCTCGAGCTGCAGAAGACCGAGCTGCTGCTGCGGCGCCACAACATCGGATCCACGGTGGTGGTGTTCGGCGGCACGCAGATCGTGCCCCACGACGAGGCCGAGGCGAACCTCGCCCAGGCGCAGGCGGCCCACAAGGCGTCGCCCGACGACAAGCATTTAGCCCGCGCCTTGTTTCGCGCCCAGCAGAAGCTCGAGAACAGCGACTACTACGAGCAGACGCGCGAGTTCGCCAAATTGGTTTCTTCGCGTTGCCAGATCGACGGCAAGTGCGAGTTCGTCATCACCACCGGCGGCGGCCCCGGCGTGATGGAGGCCGCCAACCGCGGCGCGTTCGAGATCGGCGCCAAGTCGATCGGTCTGAACATCGAGCTGCCGCACGAGCAGGAGCCGAACCCCTACATCACGCCCGAGCTCTGCTTCCAGTTCCATTACTTCGCGATGCGGAAGTTCCACTTCATCCTGCGCGCGGCGGCGTTGGTGGTCTTCCCCGGCGGCTTCGGCACCTTGGACGAGCTGTTCAACACGCTCTGCCTTCGCCAGACCGGCCGCATGCAAGCGATCCCGATCATCCTGTACGGCCGCAAGTACTGGGAGGGCGTGATCAACTTCCGCACGCTGGCCGACGAGGGGGTGATCGCCGACGAGCACATGGAGCTGATCGACTACGCCGAGACGCCGCAGGAGGCTTGGGAGATTATTGCGAAGTTCCACGGCGTGGCGTGAAGCCACGGCCCGCGCTCTCTTCGAAATGTTGCACCGCTTAGGCACAAGGATTACGCTGCTGAATGCTCCCCCGACGGTCACTTGTCCGTCACGCTTAGCCGCTACACAAACCGAGGTAGGTCTCATGTTCCGCGTGTTGTTTGCAGCGGTGTGGTTCCTGGTGGCGTGTGGGGGTGAGACGCTCGCCTCTCAGATCTGGGGGACCGATTTTGGCTCGCGCGGCACGAGCCACTCGGCTAAGCAGGTCGACCACGCCACCGGCGACGTGCTGCGGATCGTCACCGTGCCCGGCGATGTTTACGTCCAAGCGGTGCGAGACCTCGCCTCGGACCCGGCGCGGACCCCCGGCGTGATCTGGTCGGTCCACACTGGGTTTCTTGCGGGCAACGTGCTCGTGGAGTTCGATCCTAACCGGGCGAAACAGCTGAGCGTTGTCGCAATCGACGCGGACGAGACCATCCTGAGCCTGGCCATCGATCCGCTGACCGGCCGCTTCTACGGCGCCTCGTCGCTGAACCTGTACGAGATCCAGCCCACGACCGGCGTCGCGCAAGCGATCGGCGCCACCCAGGCCGACGTCTCGATCGGTCTGGGCTTCGGGCTCGACGGCGTGCTGTACGGCATCGACTCTCTGCAGAGGCTGATGACCGTCGACACCACGAGCGGCGCGACGACTCTTGTCGCCGAGCTCACAGGCGGCACATTGACGGACCTCGCCGCGCGCCCTGAAGACGGCGTGCTGTACGGCCTCGGGACGAACAGCCAGTCGTACTCGCTGTTCACGATCGACCCGGCCACGGCCGAGGCGACCTGGGTTGGACAATCGGTCGGGCGCAACAGTGGAATCGCCTTCACCGGCGTGCCGGAGCCGGGCGCCGTGGCGATCGCGGCCGTCGCCGCCGTGGGGATGCTCGGTCGCTTTCGCGGGCGCCGCGATCGGCGCCCGGCGGCGCTTTCGTTCGAGCGACGGGCGCGCCGGGCATAGATTCCGGTCACGGTTCAATCCGTGACGCTTCCCATCCGTTTGCTTCGCCGCTCGCTGGGGGCGCTGATGCGCCGAACAAACATGGGGGTGATGTGGCGTGAGCGCTTGCGTTTCGGCATATCCAACCTTTTCACTTGTTTGCTTACGCGTGCGATGCGTGATACGATCCCGACGCAGGGGCAAGCCGCTTAGAAAAGGAACTGTCTAATGCTCCGCAGCCTGTTTGTTGGGATCGCTCTCTGCGTTTTTCTATTGCTCGGCTCTTCGAGCCACGCATCGCAGTTGTGGGGAGGTCGAGGACCAATCAGGGTTGATCCCCACTCCGGCGCCACGCTGGGCGCCGTTGGCGGCTTCAACACCAATTGGCTCGACGCCGCCTCCGACCCGGTCCGCTCGCCGGCAACCTTTTGGGGGATCGATTACGTCGAGAATCGACTCGAAGAGTACGACCCCAATCGAGACAAGCTGCTGAGGACGATCGACGCGGACGACGCCGATCCTATCAGGTCCATCGCGATCGATCCGTCGAGCGGGCTGCTCTACGCGGCTTCGGAGACGACTCTCTACCGATTCGATCTCGGCACGGGCATGCAAGAAACCGTCGGCGCGCTGAGCAGCGATGTGACCAAGTCGATCGGCTTCAGCGCCGGAGGCGAGCTGTACGGATTCACGAGCGGGAACCAGCTCGTTGCGATCGACAAGTCGACGTCGATCGCCTCGAGCGTGGCGACGCTCGGCTTGCGACGGGTCGAAGACTTTGCCGCCCGTCCTGAAGACGGCGTCGTCTACGGGATCGCCTACACCGACCTCAGCTACCAACTCGTGACGATCGACCTCGCGGCTGGCGACTTCGAGTACGTGGGGCCTTCGATCGTCCGCCCCAGCTACCTGGCGTTTGTTGGCGTGCCCGAGCCAGCTGCTGTGTCGCTTCTGCTCGGCTTGGCCGGTGGCGTGCTGCTGGTCCGCCGGCCTTGAGTGCGACGCAGACCTGGTGCGGCCAACTCCTGCCACCGCCCCTCAACCGGTGGTTGCTTGTCGCCGCGCGCCATTTCAGAATGGCGAGCGACAACTCTCTGCGGCAGGCGATCCTTCTTCCTGTTGAGCTATCCCTATGAAGCGTTGCTTGGTTGCGTTTCTCTTGTTTTGCGGGCCGCTCGTGGCCGGCGCCGAGCCGATCACGGTCGCCATCTACGACCACTCCGACGGCTCGTCGAAGGGCCCCAAGAACCTGGCCGCCATCCTCACGCCCGAGGCGGGCTTCGCCTGCGAGCGTGTCTCACCGCAAGCGATCCGCGACGGCGCGCTCGACGGCCGCGACGTGGTGATCGTGCCGGGCGGCTCGGGCAGCAAGCAATCGAAGATGCTCGAGGGCGCCGGACTCGACAAGATCCGCGGCTTCGTCGAGGCGGGCGGCGGCTACGTCGGCATCTGCGCCGGCTCGTACCTCGCCTCGAGCGAGTACGACTGGTCGCTGCGGTTGATCAACACACGCGTGCTCGACCGCAAGCACTGGGCTCGCGGCACGGGCATGGTCACGCTCGCCCTGTCGGAGCGCGGCAAGCAGTTGCTGGCGGCCGACGCCGACAAGATCGACGTCTATTACGGCCAGGGGCCGCTGCTGGCGCTCGCCATCGAACCGGGCCTGCCCGCTTACGAGCCGCTCGCGCTGTACGACACGGAGATCGCCAAGAAGGGAGCGCCCGAAGGGGTGATGCGCGGAACGACGGCGATCGCCAGTGCTCCGTACGGCGAGGGCCGTGTGATCTGCTTCAGCCCGCACCCGGAAAAGGCCGCCGGGCCGAATGGGCTGATCCTGGCCGGCGTGCGGTGGGCGGCCAACGAGCCGTGAGCGGCGCGCCCTCGCCCGCCCGCGGCCGCCCGCCTAGAATGCGGGGATGGGCGAACGCACGAATCTTGACTCCCGCCGCCCGTGGGCGGCCTGCGCCCTGGCCGCGCTGTTTGCGATCCTGACGCCGCTCGTGGCGACCGCCGAAGAACCGGCCAACCCGATCGACGCCAACCCGATCGATGGCGCCCGCGCCTTCGGCTACCTCGAAGCGCTCTGCGAGTTCGGCCCGCGCCCGAGCGGCAGCGAGGCGATGCTCGCGCAGCGTGACTACGTCGTCGAGCATTTCGAGTCGCTCGGCGCCGAGGTCGAGCTGCAGAAATTCCGCGCGAAGAACCCGCTCTTCGGTCGCCAGGACGGGCAGCTCCGGCAGGTCCGCATGGCGAACGTCGTCGCCCGCTACCAGCCGGAGAAGAAGGAACGCGTGCTGCTGTGCGCGCACTACGACACCCGGCCGCTGCCGAGCATGGACCCCAACCCGCGTGTCCGCGCTACGGGCCGCTTTATCGGCGCCAACGACGGCGCGAGCGGCACGGCGTTGCTGATGGAGCTCGCGCACCACCTCGAGGAGTACGACGGCCCGATGGGCGTCGACCTCGTGCTGTTCGACGGCGAGGAGCTCGTTTACATCGACCCCACCACGCCGTGGGGCAAGGGCGACCCTTACTTCTTGGGCAGCAACTGGTTCGCGCAGCAATACAAACGCCGCAAAGACAACTCGTGGGATTACCGCTGGGGCGTGCTGCTCGACATGGTCGGCGACAAAGACTTGCAGATCTACCAAGAGGTCCACAGCTTCCGCTGGAAATCGACCCGCCCGCTCGTGCAAGAAATCTGGGGCACGGCGGCGAGGCTCGGCGTGGAGGAGTTCGTCCCCCGCACCAAGCACTTGGTAAAAGACGACCACCTGCCGCTCAACCAGATCGGCAAGATCCCCACGATCGACCTGATCGACTTCGACTACCCGCATTGGCACACCGAGGCCGACACGCCGCGCCAGTGTTCGGGCGAGTCGCTCGCCAAGGTCGGTTGGGTCGTCTGGGAGTGGCTCGGCGAGCTGCGTCCGGCCCCCGCGGAATGACCCCACCATCCCGACCCAATCCCCCCTGTCCTATGCAAGTCGGCGGAGCCCTCATCTCGTTGTTGCTGCTGGGCGTGTCGGGCGCGTTGATCGACTCGCACCTCAGGCAGTGGCGCGCCGTCGTCGCACGGCACGCGTCCGAAGCGACCGAGACGCGGTTCTTCCGCCGCCGCCACCGGCGTCGGCTGACCGCCAGCACGCTGATCGGCGTCGCCGGGGCGATGATCGCCGTTTGGCCGTTGGTGCCGACCACGCCGCTGGCCGTGATCGCTTACCTCGCGCTGCTATCCGCCGCGGCTTCGGTGATCCTGGCGCTCGGGCTGTTCGACGCGGCCGCCTCGGCCAAGTACTATGGCGCGCGCAACCGCAAAGAAGCCGCCGCCGCGATCGACCAGCTCAAACGCCACGCCGACGAGGTCCGCAAGCAACGGACTGACAGCGACGATTAGCACCGAGCGGACGCCCGATCCGATCGGTTCCCACGGAGGGAGTGACCAATGGCCCCAGGTTACGCTGCAACTGACCGCTTGAAATCGACCACGCCATGGACCCCCTGCGTTTCGCAATCGCCGCCGTGCCGCTCGCGGCCTACCTGCTGCTGGTGGGGCTGGTGAACATGCGCCGGCGGCCGATGCTGGTGACCGGCGCCAACGACCTGGCGGCGCTGGGCGCCGCGGCGAGCGGGCTGGCGTTTGTCGGACCGATCGAGCTGTTCCGCCCCGCCGCGGCGACCGAGGCGCTGGGCGACGCGATCTGGGTCACGCTGCTGGTGCTCTACTGGCTGTGGGTGTCGCTCGGCGTGATGCTCGCGCGGCCGCGGCTGGTGGTCTACAACGCCACGAGCGACGAGCTGCGGCCCGCGGTGGCCGAGGCCGTCGCGCAGCTCGACCCCACCGCGCGGTGGGC
This genomic window contains:
- the floA gene encoding flotillin-like protein FloA (flotillin-like protein involved in membrane lipid rafts), which encodes MPTPALLSTMTLLSAPLLPPLAQNVPQGRSILMIFIILMLMALVVAGAIFVFSYGKLWLQAMTSNAPVSPLTLVFMSLRQVSPRTIVDARIQAMQAGVSADSKGISTKKLEAHYLAGGNVPRVISAIIAAHRADIDLDFDRAAAIDLAGRDVLDAVKTSVYPKVIDCPDPEKSPRTTLSAVAKNGVEVKVRARVTVRTNLKQLIGGATEETIIARVGEGIITAIGSAKDEFEVVENPDRISKAVLDRGLDAQTAFEIVSIDIADIDIGENIGARLQVDQAEADTRKAQALAEKRRANAIAHEQEMKAEVALKRGDVLLAEADVPRAMAEAFRGGRLVIQDPDASGVK
- a CDS encoding LOG family protein, whose product is MANKPDKAVSDPAKKDPEPLDVAEGFSLDAHHPALPPEVEANRQAILSSPSYLLAERDTAWLKEAEMRPVRMQLELQKTELLLRRHNIGSTVVVFGGTQIVPHDEAEANLAQAQAAHKASPDDKHLARALFRAQQKLENSDYYEQTREFAKLVSSRCQIDGKCEFVITTGGGPGVMEAANRGAFEIGAKSIGLNIELPHEQEPNPYITPELCFQFHYFAMRKFHFILRAAALVVFPGGFGTLDELFNTLCLRQTGRMQAIPIILYGRKYWEGVINFRTLADEGVIADEHMELIDYAETPQEAWEIIAKFHGVA
- a CDS encoding MBL fold metallo-hydrolase RNA specificity domain-containing protein, whose amino-acid sequence is MASITFYGAARTVTGSKYLLEAGGSRVLIDCGMFQGLKRLRQMNWAGTPFEASEVDAVLLTHAHLDHVGYLPRVVKEGYHGPVYCTGATAQLAELIMLDSAKIQEYDAKYANKKGYSKHKPALPLYEGRDVLETVKLIEERSRGKWHNAAGPIWFRYQDAGHLLGSSSIEVEIREAKTTRLLFSGDVGRYDGPLYHDPQPAVECDYLVCESTYGNREHPEGDLLESLREVMKRSLARGGAVLMASFAVGRSQQFIYLLQLLKCDPSLPDFPIYLDSPMACHANDIYAAHLEDHDLSEGELCGDRPVLGGPAVHLCRSADESKALNHVKGPAVIISSSGMMTAGRILHHLKHRLPDPATTIVLGGYMAEGTRGRSIEDGSKTVRIHGQDITNRAAIEKVPGLSGHADRSGLLQWSGAIKTAPKRTFLTHGEPDSMDAFAATLNSDRGWDVACPEIGERCELD
- a CDS encoding BPL-N domain-containing protein, whose translation is MKRCLVAFLLFCGPLVAGAEPITVAIYDHSDGSSKGPKNLAAILTPEAGFACERVSPQAIRDGALDGRDVVIVPGGSGSKQSKMLEGAGLDKIRGFVEAGGGYVGICAGSYLASSEYDWSLRLINTRVLDRKHWARGTGMVTLALSERGKQLLAADADKIDVYYGQGPLLALAIEPGLPAYEPLALYDTEIAKKGAPEGVMRGTTAIASAPYGEGRVICFSPHPEKAAGPNGLILAGVRWAANEP
- a CDS encoding phosphohydrolase encodes the protein MDERPELEGSPFDPKKYGSTAKRLDEQLIEESQDRWTPLLREILTDPELQVMQKWANSVAVRRMRHNDHGPVHMRIVALNSLRILHRLLDGGVQPSVVVEEAGTVLHAEIALVLAGLLHDVGMGVARQSHEWHSAAMADRFLDRYLPKLFPDDIASQWMVRSLVREAIVGHMGHERIHSVEAGVLLVADGTDMTSGRSRLVGQFHTEPAVGDMHKLSADAIDKVRIERGATKPVLITACMHDYSGIFQVENVLMQKVEASPVKRHLEICVEAPGEPVRYYLK
- a CDS encoding PEP-CTERM sorting domain-containing protein (PEP-CTERM proteins occur, often in large numbers, in the proteomes of bacteria that also encode an exosortase, a predicted intramembrane cysteine proteinase. The presence of a PEP-CTERM domain at a protein's C-terminus predicts cleavage within the sorting domain, followed by covalent anchoring to some some component of the (usually Gram-negative) cell surface. Many PEP-CTERM proteins exhibit an unusual sequence composition that includes large numbers of potential glycosylation sites. Expression of one such protein has been shown restore the ability of a bacterium to form floc, a type of biofilm.), whose protein sequence is MLRSLFVGIALCVFLLLGSSSHASQLWGGRGPIRVDPHSGATLGAVGGFNTNWLDAASDPVRSPATFWGIDYVENRLEEYDPNRDKLLRTIDADDADPIRSIAIDPSSGLLYAASETTLYRFDLGTGMQETVGALSSDVTKSIGFSAGGELYGFTSGNQLVAIDKSTSIASSVATLGLRRVEDFAARPEDGVVYGIAYTDLSYQLVTIDLAAGDFEYVGPSIVRPSYLAFVGVPEPAAVSLLLGLAGGVLLVRRP
- a CDS encoding YceI family protein, encoding MPRPNAAMIALLLALAASTPSRAVAQTYQVDPAHTSVVFSVSHMGFSFTYGMFDKAEGAVTLSDDPKECSFAMTIEVGSIDTGNADRDKHLLNPDFFHAEKNPQITFKSESVTIGSDDEGRTLYEATGPMTMCGVTNKVTLPIALVGQGSDPWGGERVGFVCQTVVDRTSFGMTGGVDAIGKEVSVVVSFEALPPKSE